Proteins from a single region of Ensifer adhaerens:
- a CDS encoding BolA family protein: MPMTPGDIEDMIKAGIPGAKVTIRDLAGDGDHYAAEVVAEAFRGKTRVQQHQMVYNALKGNMGGVLHALALQTSAPE; this comes from the coding sequence ATGCCCATGACACCAGGCGACATCGAAGACATGATCAAGGCGGGGATTCCCGGTGCCAAGGTCACGATCCGCGATCTGGCCGGTGACGGCGACCACTATGCCGCCGAAGTCGTGGCCGAAGCATTTCGCGGCAAGACTCGCGTGCAGCAGCACCAGATGGTCTACAATGCACTCAAGGGTAACATGGGGGGTGTTCTGCACGCCCTTGCCCTGCAGACGAGCGCACCGGAGTAA
- the grxD gene encoding Grx4 family monothiol glutaredoxin, with protein MSGIHEFIDNEVKTNDVVLFMKGTPQFPQCGFSGQVVQILDYIGVDYKGINVLADADLRQGIKDYSNWPTIPQLYVKGEFVGGCDIVREMFQAGELQSHLEAQGIAVKGAAA; from the coding sequence ATGAGCGGAATTCACGAATTCATCGACAACGAAGTCAAGACGAACGATGTGGTGCTCTTCATGAAGGGTACGCCGCAGTTCCCGCAGTGTGGCTTCTCCGGTCAGGTGGTCCAGATTCTCGATTACATCGGCGTCGACTACAAGGGCATCAACGTGCTCGCTGACGCGGACCTGCGCCAGGGCATCAAGGATTACTCCAACTGGCCGACGATCCCGCAGCTTTACGTCAAGGGCGAATTCGTTGGCGGTTGCGACATCGTGCGCGAGATGTTCCAGGCCGGCGAACTGCAGTCGCATCTCGAGGCGCAGGGCATTGCCGTCAAGGGCGCCGCCGCCTGA
- a CDS encoding multidrug effflux MFS transporter, with translation MTSTTNDDALPGLTKFQFIALMAMLMATNAISIDIMLPGLQQIGASLGVASENERQYIITAYLLGMGVAQLFFGPLSDRFGRRPPLIAGLALYALCALAIAVVPSFGLMLALRFVQGAGAAATRVITISIVRDVYGGRQMAEVMSLVMMVFMIVPVVAPSIGQLIISLAEWHMIFVVVALYAVMNIAIVVSKLGETLDPAHRRDFTPSVILSGFRIVLTNRLSLLYTLATSVILGALFGFINSAQQVLVGVYDLGVWFPLVFAAFASMMAVASFTNSRLVRRFGMRPLSHAALVGFTLASFVWMSASLYAPLPFPVFVVLYCATMFQFGLIAPNFNAMAMEPLGHVAGTASSVLGFMQTIGGSVIGAFIGQSFDGTATPLATGYFTVAAIGLVFVLIAERGKLFKPHHQPAG, from the coding sequence ATGACAAGTACGACCAACGACGACGCCCTGCCGGGCCTGACGAAGTTCCAGTTTATCGCGCTGATGGCGATGCTGATGGCGACCAACGCAATCTCGATCGACATCATGTTGCCCGGCCTGCAGCAGATCGGAGCCAGCCTCGGCGTCGCCTCTGAAAATGAGCGGCAATACATCATCACCGCCTATCTGCTGGGCATGGGGGTGGCGCAGCTGTTTTTCGGCCCGCTTTCGGACCGCTTCGGGCGTCGGCCACCGCTGATTGCCGGTCTGGCGCTCTATGCGCTCTGCGCGCTGGCGATCGCCGTCGTGCCAAGCTTCGGCCTGATGCTGGCGCTGCGCTTCGTCCAGGGTGCCGGTGCAGCGGCCACGCGCGTCATCACCATCTCGATCGTGCGCGACGTCTATGGCGGCCGGCAGATGGCCGAGGTGATGTCGCTGGTCATGATGGTGTTCATGATCGTGCCGGTCGTGGCGCCCTCGATCGGCCAGCTCATCATCAGCCTCGCCGAGTGGCACATGATCTTCGTCGTTGTCGCGCTCTATGCCGTGATGAACATCGCAATCGTCGTGTCGAAGCTCGGCGAAACCCTTGATCCGGCCCATCGCCGCGACTTCACGCCGTCGGTCATCCTCAGCGGTTTCCGCATCGTGCTGACGAACCGGCTGTCGCTGCTCTATACGCTCGCGACATCGGTCATCCTCGGCGCGCTCTTCGGGTTCATCAACTCTGCGCAGCAGGTGCTCGTCGGCGTCTACGACCTCGGCGTGTGGTTTCCGCTTGTCTTCGCGGCATTTGCCAGTATGATGGCGGTCGCTTCCTTCACCAACTCCCGTCTCGTCCGCCGCTTCGGCATGCGGCCGCTATCGCATGCGGCACTCGTCGGCTTCACGCTGGCCAGCTTCGTCTGGATGTCGGCCTCGCTCTATGCGCCGCTGCCCTTCCCGGTCTTCGTGGTCCTCTACTGCGCCACGATGTTCCAGTTCGGGCTGATCGCGCCGAACTTCAACGCCATGGCCATGGAGCCGCTCGGCCACGTTGCCGGTACAGCGTCATCGGTACTCGGCTTCATGCAGACGATCGGCGGAAGCGTGATTGGAGCCTTCATCGGCCAGTCCTTCGACGGCACCGCCACGCCGCTTGCGACCGGCTACTTCACTGTCGCCGCGATCGGCCTGGTCTTCGTTCTGATTGCCGAACGCGGCAAGCTTTTCAAACCGCACCATCAACCGGCCGGCTGA
- a CDS encoding multidrug effflux MFS transporter, which translates to MSTITNQSEHIDGVSGAQRLNMGIVEFIITIAVMTASVAIAIDSMLPALPAIGQSLNVANTNDSQLVIGVFFLGFGISQIFFGSLSDAFGRRRVLLGGLAFFTVSMFAAALTESFETLLILRFIQGIGAAAIRITTMAIVRDCFGGREMARVMSYVMIVFMIVPIVAPSIGQLVILYANWHWIFILIGVIGAILFLWAFSRMTESLPREERMPLSVGAVASGFKTVLTNRITCGYMIGMTLFTAVICAYIVTVQQIFGEVYGLGDWLPIAFAGTAGGIAVANFANGFFVRSFGMRRISHVSMILFTLISIAGFVMSLSGTPAFVVSYLMFSVLLMFFAVIATNFTAISLEPMGHLAGTATAITGFVSTTGGALIGGTVGQLFNGTLQPLFGGFALFGAVTILATLWAEKGKLFTHPGDKDVTMDHGGGHM; encoded by the coding sequence ATGTCCACCATCACCAATCAATCTGAACATATCGACGGGGTTTCCGGGGCTCAGCGCCTCAACATGGGAATCGTCGAGTTCATCATCACCATCGCCGTCATGACGGCGAGTGTCGCCATCGCCATCGACAGCATGCTGCCGGCACTTCCCGCCATCGGCCAGTCGTTGAACGTCGCCAACACCAACGACAGCCAGTTGGTGATCGGCGTCTTCTTCCTCGGCTTCGGTATTTCGCAGATCTTCTTCGGCAGCCTTTCCGATGCTTTCGGCCGGCGCCGCGTGCTGCTCGGCGGTCTCGCCTTCTTCACCGTGTCGATGTTTGCGGCCGCCCTCACCGAGAGCTTCGAGACGCTGCTGATCCTGCGCTTCATCCAGGGCATCGGTGCGGCTGCGATCCGCATCACCACCATGGCGATCGTGCGCGACTGCTTCGGCGGCCGCGAGATGGCGCGTGTCATGTCCTATGTCATGATCGTCTTCATGATCGTGCCGATCGTTGCCCCCTCGATCGGCCAGCTGGTGATCCTCTATGCCAACTGGCACTGGATCTTCATCCTGATCGGCGTCATCGGCGCGATCCTGTTCCTGTGGGCCTTTTCCCGCATGACGGAATCCCTGCCGCGGGAGGAACGCATGCCACTTTCCGTTGGGGCAGTCGCTTCGGGCTTCAAGACCGTTCTCACCAACCGCATCACCTGCGGCTACATGATCGGCATGACGCTCTTCACCGCGGTCATCTGCGCCTACATCGTCACGGTTCAGCAGATCTTCGGTGAGGTCTACGGCCTCGGCGACTGGCTGCCGATCGCCTTTGCCGGCACGGCGGGCGGCATCGCGGTCGCTAACTTCGCCAACGGCTTCTTCGTGCGCAGCTTCGGCATGCGCCGCATCTCGCACGTCTCGATGATCCTGTTCACGCTGATCTCGATCGCCGGTTTCGTTATGTCGCTCTCCGGTACGCCGGCTTTCGTCGTCAGCTATCTGATGTTCTCGGTGCTTTTGATGTTCTTCGCCGTCATCGCGACGAACTTCACTGCGATCAGCCTCGAGCCGATGGGCCACCTCGCCGGCACCGCAACGGCGATCACCGGCTTCGTCTCCACAACCGGTGGCGCCTTGATCGGCGGCACCGTCGGTCAGCTCTTCAACGGCACGCTGCAGCCGCTGTTTGGCGGCTTCGCCCTCTTCGGAGCAGTGACGATCCTGGCGACGCTCTGGGCCGAGAAGGGCAAGCTCTTCACCCATCCTGGCGACAAGGACGTCACCATGGATCACGGTGGCGGCCACATGTAA
- a CDS encoding inositol monophosphatase family protein: MSHSVDIAGLANLMQEAAVKEILPRFRNLGADDVRMKSEAIDLVTEGDEAAERLMKSRIEEVAPGALFVGEESVAADPTLLDKLNEADLAVVVDPIDGTFNFAAGLPLFGVMASVVAKGETVAGIIYDPLGNDWVIAEKGSGAWMCRPDGSQERLSVTAGVPLEAMVGGASTGFYQQEARREVMANMAKVRIATSYRCAAHEYRMFAAGHIHFLMYQKLMPWDHLAGTLISQEAGAYAARFDGSPYLPSHLNGGLLLATDKESWETLRREVFTV; this comes from the coding sequence ATGAGCCATTCCGTCGACATCGCCGGCCTTGCCAATCTCATGCAGGAGGCGGCAGTCAAAGAGATCCTGCCGCGGTTCCGCAATCTCGGGGCGGATGATGTCCGGATGAAGTCGGAAGCGATCGACCTCGTGACCGAAGGCGACGAGGCGGCCGAACGGCTGATGAAATCGCGCATCGAAGAGGTGGCACCGGGGGCTCTGTTCGTCGGCGAAGAATCGGTCGCGGCCGATCCGACGCTTCTCGACAAGCTCAACGAGGCCGATCTCGCCGTGGTCGTCGACCCGATCGACGGCACCTTCAACTTCGCTGCCGGCCTGCCGCTCTTCGGCGTGATGGCGAGCGTCGTCGCGAAGGGCGAGACGGTGGCCGGCATCATCTACGATCCGCTCGGCAACGACTGGGTGATCGCGGAGAAGGGCTCGGGTGCCTGGATGTGCCGTCCCGACGGATCGCAGGAGCGCCTCTCGGTGACGGCCGGCGTACCGCTCGAAGCCATGGTCGGTGGCGCCTCGACAGGCTTCTACCAGCAGGAAGCACGCCGGGAAGTCATGGCCAACATGGCCAAGGTCCGTATCGCCACCAGCTATCGCTGCGCCGCGCACGAATACCGCATGTTCGCCGCCGGCCACATCCACTTCCTGATGTACCAGAAGCTGATGCCCTGGGATCATCTGGCGGGAACGCTGATTTCGCAGGAAGCCGGCGCGTATGCGGCGCGCTTCGACGGTTCGCCCTATCTGCCTTCTCACCTCAACGGCGGCCTGCTGCTTGCCACCGACAAGGAGAGCTGGGAGACGCTTCGTCGCGAGGTTTTCACGGTCTGA
- the ttcA gene encoding tRNA 2-thiocytidine(32) synthetase TtcA, which produces MDLSLTPSQDQAETNFDEGEFGAGTHPLFSRMPSSVSFNKLRKRLLRQTRQALDDFGMLKGAKRWLIGLSGGKDSYSLLALLMDLQWRGLLPVELIACNLDQGQPNFPKHILPEYLASIGVKHRIEYRDTYSIVKEKVPTGATYCSLCSRLRRGNLYRIAREEGCDALVLGHHREDILETFFMNFFHGGRLASMPAKLLNDEGDLTLLRPLAYAAEDDLAKFASAMEFPIIPCDLCGSQDGLERNAMKTMLADLERRMPGRKDTMLRALGHVNPSHLLDPKLFDFQSLTPEPKE; this is translated from the coding sequence ATGGACCTTTCGCTCACGCCGTCGCAAGACCAGGCCGAAACCAATTTCGATGAGGGCGAATTCGGCGCCGGCACGCATCCGCTGTTCAGCCGCATGCCGTCCTCCGTCTCGTTCAACAAGCTGCGCAAACGCCTGTTGCGCCAGACGCGGCAGGCGCTCGACGACTTCGGCATGCTGAAGGGCGCGAAGCGCTGGCTGATCGGCCTTTCCGGAGGCAAGGACAGCTACAGCCTTCTGGCGCTGCTGATGGATCTGCAATGGCGCGGGTTGCTGCCGGTGGAACTCATCGCCTGCAATCTCGATCAGGGCCAGCCGAACTTCCCGAAGCACATCCTGCCGGAATATCTGGCATCGATCGGCGTCAAGCACCGCATCGAATATCGCGACACCTATTCGATCGTGAAGGAGAAGGTTCCGACCGGCGCGACCTACTGCTCGCTCTGTTCGCGGCTGAGGCGCGGCAACCTCTACCGCATCGCCCGCGAAGAGGGCTGCGACGCGCTGGTGCTCGGCCACCACCGCGAAGACATTCTCGAAACCTTCTTCATGAACTTTTTCCATGGCGGCCGGCTCGCCTCGATGCCGGCAAAACTCCTCAACGACGAAGGCGACCTGACGCTGCTCAGGCCGCTTGCCTATGCGGCCGAGGACGATCTTGCCAAGTTTGCCTCCGCGATGGAGTTTCCGATCATCCCCTGCGACCTCTGCGGCTCGCAGGACGGCCTTGAGCGCAACGCGATGAAGACGATGCTTGCCGATCTCGAGCGGCGCATGCCCGGCCGCAAGGACACGATGCTGCGCGCGCTCGGCCACGTGAACCCGTCGCATCTGCTCGATCCCAAGCTGTTCGATTTCCAGTCCCTCACACCGGAGCCCAAAGAATGA
- a CDS encoding glutaminase, which translates to MPDQSVPQDLQAIIEDIHRELSPRFGQGKVADYIPQLARVDAKHFGMAIVTTDGKIYRVGDAEVPFSIQSVSKVFTLTLALGKHGENIWHRVGREPSGSAFNSIVQLEQEGGKPRNPFINAGAITISDLILAGHTPRELIGEIVQFVRYLADDDQIVIDHEVARSETATGYRNFALANFMRSFGKLDHPVEHVLGVYFHHCALAMTCSQLAKAGLFLAAGGSNPLTGHNVVSRQRARRINALMLTCGHYDGSGDFAYRVGLPGKSGVGGGILAVAPGKASVAVWSPGLNENGNSLLGSLALEMLAARTGWSVFGP; encoded by the coding sequence ATGCCCGATCAGAGCGTGCCGCAGGACCTGCAGGCGATCATTGAGGACATCCATCGCGAATTGAGCCCGCGGTTCGGCCAGGGCAAGGTCGCCGATTACATCCCGCAGCTCGCACGCGTCGATGCCAAGCATTTCGGCATGGCGATCGTCACAACCGATGGCAAGATCTACCGGGTCGGCGATGCGGAAGTGCCTTTCTCCATCCAGAGCGTATCCAAGGTGTTCACGCTGACATTGGCGCTTGGCAAACACGGCGAGAACATCTGGCATCGTGTCGGCCGCGAACCATCCGGCTCGGCCTTCAATTCGATCGTCCAGTTGGAGCAGGAAGGCGGCAAGCCGCGCAATCCCTTCATCAATGCCGGCGCCATCACCATCAGCGACCTGATCCTCGCCGGCCATACGCCGCGCGAACTGATCGGCGAAATCGTACAGTTCGTGCGCTATCTCGCCGACGACGATCAGATCGTCATCGACCACGAGGTTGCACGCTCCGAGACGGCCACCGGCTACCGGAACTTTGCCCTTGCCAATTTCATGCGCTCCTTCGGCAAGCTCGACCATCCGGTCGAGCATGTACTCGGCGTCTATTTCCACCATTGCGCCTTGGCGATGACCTGCAGCCAGCTGGCCAAGGCCGGCCTGTTTCTGGCCGCTGGCGGCAGCAATCCGCTCACAGGCCACAATGTCGTCTCGCGACAGCGGGCGCGACGCATCAACGCGCTGATGCTGACCTGCGGCCACTATGATGGCTCAGGCGATTTTGCCTACCGCGTCGGCCTGCCGGGCAAGAGCGGCGTGGGTGGCGGCATTCTGGCGGTGGCGCCGGGCAAGGCTTCGGTTGCCGTCTGGTCGCCTGGTCTCAACGAAAACGGCAACTCGCTGCTCGGTTCGCTGGCACTGGAAATGCTCGCCGCGCGCACCGGCTGGTCGGTATTCGGGCCGTAA
- the rpsD gene encoding 30S ribosomal protein S4 yields MSKRESSKYKIDRRMGENIWGRPKSPVNRREYGPGQHGQRRKSKLSDFGVQLRAKQKLKGYYGDIREKQFRAIFAEADRRKGDTPENLIGLLESRLDAIVYRAKFVPTVFAARQFVNHGHVKVNGVRVNIGSYRCKPGDVIEVKEKSKQLVTVLESVSLAERDVPDYIEADHNKMVATFVRVPVLSDVPYAVVMEPHLVVEFYSR; encoded by the coding sequence ATGAGCAAGCGCGAATCGTCCAAGTACAAAATTGACCGCCGTATGGGCGAAAACATCTGGGGCCGTCCGAAGTCCCCGGTGAACCGCCGCGAATACGGCCCGGGCCAGCACGGCCAGCGCCGCAAGTCCAAGCTTTCGGACTTCGGTGTACAGCTGCGCGCCAAGCAGAAGCTCAAGGGCTACTACGGCGACATCCGCGAGAAGCAGTTCCGCGCGATCTTCGCTGAAGCCGACCGCCGCAAGGGCGACACCCCGGAAAACCTGATCGGCCTGCTCGAGTCGCGTCTCGACGCGATCGTCTACCGCGCAAAGTTCGTTCCGACCGTTTTCGCTGCACGTCAGTTCGTCAACCATGGCCACGTCAAGGTTAACGGTGTCCGCGTCAACATCGGTTCTTACCGTTGCAAGCCGGGCGACGTCATCGAAGTCAAGGAAAAGTCCAAGCAGCTCGTAACCGTTCTCGAATCGGTTTCGCTCGCTGAACGCGACGTTCCGGATTACATCGAAGCCGATCACAACAAGATGGTCGCGACCTTCGTCCGCGTTCCGGTTCTCTCCGACGTTCCTTATGCCGTCGTCATGGAACCGCACCTGGTCGTCGAATTCTATTCGCGTTAA
- a CDS encoding MarR family winged helix-turn-helix transcriptional regulator: MQDENEAKDHVDRLQAQWAAELPDLNTEPMTVLGRAYRLSNLVRPSIEETFASFGLDRGEFDVISTLRRSGPPYRLTPTDLYTLLMISSGGLTHRLDRLQKAGLIVRERSASDGRSSVVGLTDKGIALAETAIRADMTSESRYLEGLSRDDRTTLAALLRKLLVSLERAEAIDPA, translated from the coding sequence ATGCAGGATGAGAACGAGGCGAAGGATCACGTCGATCGGTTGCAGGCGCAGTGGGCGGCCGAACTGCCCGACCTCAATACCGAGCCAATGACCGTCCTTGGGCGCGCCTACCGCCTTTCCAACCTTGTGCGCCCGTCGATCGAGGAGACGTTCGCTTCCTTCGGCCTCGACCGCGGCGAGTTCGACGTGATCTCGACGCTCAGGCGTTCGGGCCCGCCCTATCGTCTGACGCCGACCGACCTTTATACGTTGCTGATGATCTCGTCAGGCGGGCTTACGCACCGGCTCGATCGGCTACAAAAGGCAGGGCTGATCGTGCGCGAGCGCTCGGCATCCGACGGCCGAAGCAGCGTCGTCGGGCTGACCGACAAGGGTATAGCGCTTGCGGAGACGGCGATTCGCGCTGATATGACCAGCGAATCGCGATATCTCGAAGGGCTGAGCAGGGACGATCGCACCACATTGGCGGCGCTGCTCAGGAAACTTCTGGTCTCGCTGGAGCGGGCCGAAGCCATTGACCCGGCTTGA
- a CDS encoding cupin domain-containing protein yields the protein MFHVIPRAEQKQSPNRTILFEGGQYGTPISLFLMDAEPGQGPALHIHPYPETWIVHSGEAEFTVGEQKIMGKAGDIIVVDPETPHRFVNTGIGRLQMTCIHASDRVVQSWL from the coding sequence ATGTTTCATGTCATTCCGCGTGCAGAGCAGAAGCAGAGCCCCAACCGAACCATCCTGTTTGAAGGTGGGCAATACGGCACGCCGATTTCGCTGTTTCTGATGGATGCCGAGCCCGGCCAGGGGCCTGCCCTCCACATCCATCCCTATCCGGAAACCTGGATCGTGCATTCCGGCGAAGCGGAGTTCACCGTCGGTGAGCAAAAGATCATGGGCAAGGCCGGCGACATCATCGTTGTCGATCCCGAGACACCGCACCGTTTCGTCAACACCGGCATCGGCCGGCTGCAGATGACCTGCATCCACGCGTCCGACCGGGTCGTTCAAAGCTGGCTTTAG
- a CDS encoding ATP-binding protein, protein MKVGIDMGATSEGTSASLDIEELLATRLLVQGNSGSGKSHLLRRLLEQSAPWVQQCIIDPEGDFVTLADKFGHVVVEGERTDAELIGIANRIRQHRVSCVLSLEGLDIEQQMRNAGVFLNAMFDADREYWYPVLVVVDEAQMFAPSVAGDVTEEVRKISLGAMTNLMCRGRKRGLAGVIATQRLAKLAKNVAAEASNFLMGRTFLDIDMLRAADLLGMDRRTAEMFRDLKRGSFVALGPALSRRPLKVTIGTVETSARSTSPKLMPLPEAPQDVEDLIFTPDPDELTRPIMRRAVAPPRPTTDILAELSRPRAEAAAPMEARPAQPEMTADEKESLLDSVFTEILTNPEAAFRPDAELFQDFLVRCRIRRLPSGAALSLSAFRRKMAVARSGVDAETAATETWAQALLLADRVTEDLQAVFLMMAQAAVRGLPCPSDAMIARAYGTHSARRARRLLGYFEEHGLIVVHADFSGKRIVAFPDLGSETAPGDANGPDMAGTAAAAE, encoded by the coding sequence ATGAAGGTCGGCATCGACATGGGAGCGACGTCCGAAGGGACATCGGCCTCGCTCGATATCGAGGAGCTTCTGGCTACCCGTCTCCTGGTGCAGGGCAATTCCGGTTCGGGCAAGTCGCACCTGCTGCGCCGGCTGCTTGAGCAATCTGCCCCCTGGGTGCAGCAATGCATCATCGACCCCGAGGGCGATTTCGTCACGCTTGCCGACAAGTTCGGCCATGTCGTCGTCGAGGGTGAACGCACTGATGCGGAGCTGATTGGCATCGCCAACCGCATTCGCCAGCATCGCGTCTCCTGCGTGCTCTCGCTCGAAGGGCTCGATATCGAGCAGCAGATGCGCAATGCCGGCGTGTTCCTCAACGCCATGTTCGATGCCGACCGCGAATACTGGTACCCGGTTCTGGTGGTCGTCGACGAGGCGCAGATGTTTGCGCCGTCGGTTGCAGGTGACGTCACCGAAGAGGTGCGCAAGATTTCGCTTGGCGCCATGACCAACCTCATGTGCCGCGGCCGCAAGCGTGGGCTTGCTGGCGTGATCGCCACGCAGCGTCTGGCGAAGCTCGCCAAGAACGTGGCGGCCGAAGCCTCCAACTTCCTGATGGGGCGTACCTTCCTCGACATCGACATGCTGCGCGCGGCCGATCTGCTCGGTATGGACCGGCGCACGGCGGAAATGTTCCGCGACCTGAAGCGCGGCTCCTTTGTCGCACTCGGCCCGGCGCTGTCGCGCCGCCCACTCAAGGTGACGATCGGCACGGTCGAGACGTCGGCCCGTTCGACGAGCCCGAAGCTCATGCCGCTGCCGGAAGCGCCGCAGGACGTCGAGGACCTCATCTTCACGCCGGATCCAGACGAGTTGACGCGGCCGATCATGCGCCGCGCCGTCGCGCCGCCGCGCCCGACAACGGACATCCTCGCCGAACTGTCACGCCCGCGGGCGGAAGCAGCAGCGCCGATGGAGGCGAGGCCGGCTCAGCCGGAGATGACCGCTGACGAGAAGGAGAGTCTGCTCGACAGCGTCTTTACGGAAATCCTCACCAATCCGGAGGCGGCATTCCGTCCCGATGCGGAACTGTTCCAGGACTTCCTGGTGCGCTGCCGCATCCGCCGCCTACCGTCCGGTGCGGCCCTTTCCCTCAGTGCCTTCCGCCGCAAGATGGCGGTCGCGCGGTCCGGTGTCGATGCGGAGACGGCGGCGACCGAGACCTGGGCGCAGGCCCTGCTGCTTGCCGATCGTGTGACCGAGGATCTTCAGGCCGTGTTCCTGATGATGGCACAGGCGGCTGTCCGCGGGTTGCCGTGTCCGTCAGATGCTATGATCGCGCGTGCCTATGGTACGCATTCCGCCCGCCGTGCACGTCGTCTGCTCGGCTATTTCGAGGAGCATGGTCTGATCGTCGTCCATGCGGACTTTTCCGGCAAGCGCATCGTCGCCTTTCCGGACCTTGGCAGCGAAACGGCGCCTGGGGATGCGAACGGACCGGATATGGCGGGCACGGCCGCTGCCGCCGAGTAA
- the murI gene encoding glutamate racemase: MTAANELKPILVFDSGIGGLTVLREARVLMPERHFIYVADDAGFPYGGWEEAALKERVIELFGRLLAEHDPEICVIACNTAFTLVGADLRAAYPEMTFVGTVPAIKPAAERTRSGLVSVLATPGTVKRAYTRDLIQSFASQCHVRLVGSENLAKMAEAYIRGEKLDDETVLAEIAPCFVEMDGKKTDIVVLACTHYPFMANVFRRLAPWPVDWLDPAEAIARRARSLVPLPNGFEPLNGQDPAIFTSGNPDFATRRLMQGFGLTVTPDAAVAHRIGRTETIG, translated from the coding sequence GTGACAGCAGCGAATGAACTGAAACCCATCCTCGTTTTCGACAGCGGCATCGGCGGCCTGACCGTGCTGCGCGAGGCGAGGGTGCTGATGCCCGAGCGGCATTTCATCTATGTGGCCGACGACGCCGGCTTTCCCTATGGCGGCTGGGAGGAGGCGGCACTGAAAGAGCGGGTGATCGAGCTCTTCGGCCGGCTGCTTGCCGAACATGATCCGGAAATTTGCGTGATCGCCTGCAACACAGCCTTCACGCTTGTCGGCGCCGATCTGCGTGCAGCTTATCCCGAGATGACCTTCGTTGGTACGGTCCCGGCCATCAAGCCGGCGGCCGAGCGCACGCGCTCCGGGCTCGTCTCGGTCCTTGCAACGCCCGGCACGGTCAAGCGCGCCTATACGCGCGATCTCATCCAGTCCTTCGCCAGCCAGTGCCATGTGCGGCTCGTCGGTTCGGAGAACCTCGCAAAGATGGCGGAGGCCTATATTCGCGGCGAGAAGCTGGACGATGAGACGGTGCTTGCGGAGATCGCGCCGTGTTTCGTCGAGATGGACGGCAAAAAAACAGATATCGTCGTGCTTGCCTGCACCCACTATCCCTTCATGGCCAACGTCTTCCGCCGGCTCGCGCCCTGGCCGGTCGACTGGCTGGATCCGGCCGAAGCCATTGCCCGGCGGGCGCGTTCGCTCGTGCCGCTGCCAAATGGATTCGAGCCGCTCAACGGCCAGGACCCGGCAATTTTCACCTCCGGCAATCCGGATTTTGCGACCCGGCGACTGATGCAGGGCTTCGGCCTGACGGTAACGCCCGACGCGGCCGTGGCGCACCGGATCGGACGGACTGAGACGATCGGCTAG
- a CDS encoding RNA methyltransferase, translating into MAGTNSERELLAEGPAIILAYPQLGENIGMVARAMANFGLAELRLVNPRDGWPSEKARSAASRADHVIDAAKLYSSVEEAIADLNFVYATTARDRDGYKPVRSPIVAARTLRQRFQTGEKTGILFGRERTGLTNEEVALADEIVTFPVNPAFASLNLAQAVLLMSYEWLKTGMESEDQTSFQAIEQRPATKEHLQGLFEHVEEALDARNYFRSADKKPKLVENLRAVLTRPSFTESEIQVLRGVISSLDRFTRENPRGSGAPGEHSRKARDKGDSSE; encoded by the coding sequence ATGGCAGGTACGAACAGCGAGCGCGAACTTCTGGCGGAAGGGCCGGCGATCATCCTCGCCTATCCGCAGCTCGGCGAAAACATCGGCATGGTCGCCAGGGCGATGGCGAATTTCGGCCTGGCAGAGCTCCGGCTCGTCAATCCGCGCGACGGCTGGCCAAGCGAAAAGGCGCGATCTGCCGCAAGCCGCGCCGACCATGTCATCGATGCCGCCAAGCTCTACAGTTCGGTCGAAGAGGCGATTGCCGACCTCAATTTCGTCTACGCGACCACGGCACGCGACCGCGACGGCTACAAGCCGGTGCGTTCTCCGATTGTCGCCGCTCGCACGCTTCGCCAGCGCTTCCAGACCGGTGAGAAGACAGGCATCCTGTTCGGTCGCGAGCGTACCGGCCTCACCAACGAGGAGGTGGCGCTTGCCGACGAGATCGTGACTTTCCCGGTCAACCCGGCGTTTGCCTCGCTCAATCTCGCCCAGGCCGTTCTCTTGATGTCCTATGAATGGCTGAAGACAGGCATGGAATCGGAGGACCAGACTTCGTTCCAGGCGATCGAGCAGCGGCCGGCGACCAAGGAACATCTGCAGGGACTGTTCGAGCATGTCGAGGAAGCGCTCGATGCGCGCAACTATTTCCGCTCTGCCGACAAAAAGCCGAAATTGGTCGAGAACCTGCGCGCGGTTCTGACCAGACCGTCCTTTACCGAATCCGAAATCCAGGTGCTGCGCGGCGTCATTTCTTCGCTCGACCGGTTCACGCGGGAAAACCCGCGCGGCTCCGGCGCTCCGGGTGAACACAGCAGGAAAGCGCGAGACAAAGGTGACAGCAGCGAATGA